Genomic DNA from Streptomyces venezuelae:
GTCCTGCAGGAGCCTTTCTTCGGCTGCGGCGAGGTCGTCCTCGGTGTCGGCGTCCAGCTCGACGAGGGCCTGCGCCTCGACGACCATCCGCTCCTCCTCGCCGTCCCAGGCGAGCGCCATCGTGCCGACGCGGAACTCCTCCTCCACGGGGGAGTCGAGCGGCGCGCTGTCGGAGACCTCGGACGGTGCGACGGCCGGCACCGGGGCGTTGCCGCCGCTGCGGCGTACGACCTCGTCGAGGAGCTCCTCCATGCGCTCGGCGAGCGCGGCCACCTGGGTCTTCTCCAGGGCGACGCTGGTCACCCTGACACCGGCGGAGGCCTGGAGGAAGAAGGTACGCCGTCCGGGCAGCCCTACCGTTCCCGCGACGAATCGCTCCGGGGGGTCGTAGAGGAACACCTGACGGGACACGTCCTGTCTCCATTGATCGGCGGCAATGTACGGAGGGCTGTTTCAGCCCGGTTCACCCTACTGCGGGGGACGATCACGGTGCGCCCGCACCGCCTCCCACGGTCGCGTCGTCGCCCGGCGGCTCCTCGCGCGGCGCGAGGGACGCGAAGTCGCCGGTGTCGCCGAGGCGTACGAGGAAGGGGCGCAGCCGTGTGTAGCGGATGGCGGTGACGGAGCAGGGCTCCACGGAGATGCGCTGGAACAGGTCGAGGTGGAGGCCGAGGGCGTCGGCGACGAGGGACTTGATGATGTCGCCGTGGGAGCACATCAGGTAGACGGCGTCCTCGCCGTGTTCGTGCTCCACGCGCGCGTTCCATTCGCGGACCGCTTCCGCGGCGCGGGTCTGCATGGCCCGCATGGACTCGCCGCCGGGGAACGCGGCGGCGGACGGGTGGCGCTGGACGACCTCCATGAGGGGTTCGTCGCCGAGTTCGGCGAGCTTGCGGCCCGACCAGTCCCCGTAGTCGCACTCGCCGATGCGGTCCTCGGTGTGCACCCGCAGTCCGGGGCGGGCGGCGAGCAGCGGCGCGACGGTCTCGCGGCACCGCTGCAGGGGGCTGGTGACGACCTCGGACATGGGCAGTGCGGAGAGCCTGTCGGGCAGCGCGGCGGCCTGGGCGGAGCCGCGCTCGTCGAGGGCCACGCCGGGGGTCCACCCGGCGAGCAGGCCGGCGGTGTTGGCCGTGGAGCGTCCGTGCCGGACGAGGATCAGCGTGGGCATGCGGTTCAGCCTATGCGCCCCAGGTGGTGCAACCGCGGAAAGGCCGGGAAGAATGCGCGGTGTGATCGTCGACTGTGCCATTTATCGGGACGGGCGTCGGACCGAGGGCCCCGGTGACCTCTCCGACGCCCTCGATCAGGCGCGGGCGGAGGGTGACGCGTTCGTGTGGATCGGGCTGCACGAGCCGACGGAGAACGAGTTCGAGCGGGTCACCCAGGAGTTCGGGCTGCATCCGCTGGCCGTGGAGGACGCCCTCAAGGCCCATCAGCGGCCCAAGCTGGAGATCTACGACGACTCGTTGTTCATGGTTCTCAAGCCGGTCGTGTACGAGCAGGACAGCGACACCGTCTCGTCGGGCGAGGTCATGATTTTCATGGGTGACTCGTTCGTGGTCACCGTCCGGCACGGTGAGGGCGCGCCGCTCGGTGTCGTACGGCACCGTCTGGAGGCCGAACCCGATGTCCTGAAGCACGGTCCGACGGCGGTCCTGTACTCGATCGCCGACGCGTCCGTGGACCACTATCTGGAGGTGGCCGACGAGCTGCAGGCCGATCTGGAGGTCCTGGAGGCGGAGGTCTTCTCGCCGGAGGGCGGGAGCTCGTCGCGGAACACGGCGTCGCGGATCTACCGGTTCAAGCGGCAGATCCTGGAGTTCCGCCGGGCGACGGGTCCGCTGGCGCTGCCGGTGGCACGGCTCTCCGGGGTGAACCCGTTGAGCCCTTCGGTGCCGTTCGTGGACGAGACGGCGCAGCCGTTCTTCCGGGACGTCAACGACCACCTGACGCGCGTCAACGAGTCCGTGGAGGGCTTGGACCGGCTGGTGTCGGACATCCTGTCCGCGCATCTGGCGCAGATGAGCGTGCGGCAGAACGACGACATGCGGAAGATCTCGGCGTGGGCGGCGATGGCCGCGGTGCCCACGATGATCGCGGGCATCTACGGCATGAACTTCGACCACATGCCGGAGTTGCACTGGCCGTGGACGTATCCGGCGGTGATCCTCCTGATGGCGGTCCTGGAGATCGTGCTCTACCGCATGTTCAAGCGCCGCGGCTGGCTGTAGCTCAGGCGAATTCGGTGGCCGTCGTGGCGGGTCCGCCGAGGGCGTCGCGCCGTCGGGGCATCTTCAGGGAGACCATGCGCCGCCAGCCGATGGCTCTCTCGTAGCCGTACATGGCGTGAATACCGGCGGTGAGGAGCTGCCTCTTGGCGTGCGGCCAGTGGAGGATGCGTCCCATGCGCTCCATGACCGCGAGGCTCACGTCGCGGTGGATGCGGATCTCGGCGTGGGCGCATTCGCGCAGAGTGCGCTGGATGGCGCGGCCGTGCCCCGCGCGCGCGAGGCGGAGCAGTTCCTCGTGGCAGTACGCGAGGTGGTTGTCCTCGTCGTGGGAGATCATGCGGACGGCGCGGCCGATGTCGGGGTGGTCGCCGAAGTACTTGAGCAGCAGCCGCATCTGTTCGGAGGCGCGCTGTTCGGTGACTCTGCTGTGGGCCAGGTACGTGACGATGTCCCGCACGGACAGCGGCTCGTCGGCCTTCAGCTTGTCGTGCGCGAGGCCGATGCCGTGCTTCTCCAGGAGCATGGTGTAGTCGGTGTCGTGCGGGACCTCGACGGGCTGGAGGCCGCGCTTCTTGAGCAGCGCGTGGAAGATCCTGCCGTGCTTGTCCTCGTCGGCGCCGTGCCGGGTGATCCTGGGGGCGAGGGCGCGCTCGGCCTCGGGTACGAGCGCGGCGATGCGGCCGTTCTCCCAGCCGCCCTGGGCCTCGCCGCTGGCCGCGATGGAGCAGAAGAGCCTGAACGATTCGTCGTGGTCGAGGATCTCTCCGAAGACACTCCTGGCCGACAGCATCACGGGCACCTCCATGGCCTGCGCGCGAACCTCGCGAAGAACGAGTCAAATGCGAGGTTCCGTCAGGGGCAACACCTGTACCGGCCGACTGCGCCGAACGGTGGACGCCTGTCCCGCCACGAGGCCGTAACCGAGGGCTCCTTGACGCGTTGTTCCCCGTGACGGCCGTGGCGGGGAAGACCCCCCGAGCCCCCACCACGGCCGCAGACCTGCTTCCCCCTTCGCTCCCCCTCTTCCCTACGCCAGTCCGGCGCGCTCCAGGGCCTCCGTGCCCGCGCGCAGCGAGGCGAGCCGCTCCTCCAGCGTGAAGCCCGCGGGGGCCAGCGTCAGCGTGGTGACCCCGGCCGCGGCGTAGGCCTGCATGCGGTCGGCGATCCGGTCCACGGAACCGAGCAGCGTGGTGGAGTCGATCAGCTGCCGGGGCACGGCCGCGGCCGCCCCGTCCTTGTCGCCCGCCAGGTACTTGTCCTGGATCTCGGCGGCCTCCTTCTCGTACCCCATGCGCTGCGCCAGCTGGTTGTAGAAGTTCTGCTTGCGGCTGCCCATGCCGCCGACGTACAGGGCGGTGTACGGCCGGAACATGTCCGCGAGGGCGTCGACCTGCGCGTCCTCGCCGACGGCGAGCGGCACCGTCGGGACGACGTCGAAGCCGTCCATCGTCTTGCCCGCCTTCTCCCGCCCGGCGCGCAGGTGCCGGATCGCGGTGTCCTCCAGGTGCTCGGCGGCCGGGAAGATCAGCAGGGCGCCGTCGGCGATCTCGCCGGTCTGCTCCAGGTTCTTCGGGCCGATCGCGGCGACGTACAGCGGGATGTGCTCGCGCTGGGGGTGGACCGTCAGCTTGATGGGCTTGCCGGGGCCGCCGGGCAGCGGCAGCGTCCAGTGCTCGCCCTCGTAGGAGAGGCGCTCGCGGGTCA
This window encodes:
- a CDS encoding DUF3090 domain-containing protein; this translates as MSRQVFLYDPPERFVAGTVGLPGRRTFFLQASAGVRVTSVALEKTQVAALAERMEELLDEVVRRSGGNAPVPAVAPSEVSDSAPLDSPVEEEFRVGTMALAWDGEEERMVVEAQALVELDADTEDDLAAAEERLLQDEENGPPMLRVRLTGAQARAFAKRALEVVNAGRPPCPLCSLPLDPEGHVCPRQNGYRRGA
- a CDS encoding histidine phosphatase family protein; its protein translation is MPTLILVRHGRSTANTAGLLAGWTPGVALDERGSAQAAALPDRLSALPMSEVVTSPLQRCRETVAPLLAARPGLRVHTEDRIGECDYGDWSGRKLAELGDEPLMEVVQRHPSAAAFPGGESMRAMQTRAAEAVREWNARVEHEHGEDAVYLMCSHGDIIKSLVADALGLHLDLFQRISVEPCSVTAIRYTRLRPFLVRLGDTGDFASLAPREEPPGDDATVGGGAGAP
- the corA gene encoding magnesium/cobalt transporter CorA, coding for MIVDCAIYRDGRRTEGPGDLSDALDQARAEGDAFVWIGLHEPTENEFERVTQEFGLHPLAVEDALKAHQRPKLEIYDDSLFMVLKPVVYEQDSDTVSSGEVMIFMGDSFVVTVRHGEGAPLGVVRHRLEAEPDVLKHGPTAVLYSIADASVDHYLEVADELQADLEVLEAEVFSPEGGSSSRNTASRIYRFKRQILEFRRATGPLALPVARLSGVNPLSPSVPFVDETAQPFFRDVNDHLTRVNESVEGLDRLVSDILSAHLAQMSVRQNDDMRKISAWAAMAAVPTMIAGIYGMNFDHMPELHWPWTYPAVILLMAVLEIVLYRMFKRRGWL
- a CDS encoding ferritin-like domain-containing protein, with translation MLSARSVFGEILDHDESFRLFCSIAASGEAQGGWENGRIAALVPEAERALAPRITRHGADEDKHGRIFHALLKKRGLQPVEVPHDTDYTMLLEKHGIGLAHDKLKADEPLSVRDIVTYLAHSRVTEQRASEQMRLLLKYFGDHPDIGRAVRMISHDEDNHLAYCHEELLRLARAGHGRAIQRTLRECAHAEIRIHRDVSLAVMERMGRILHWPHAKRQLLTAGIHAMYGYERAIGWRRMVSLKMPRRRDALGGPATTATEFA
- a CDS encoding LLM class F420-dependent oxidoreductase, whose translation is MQLGINLGYWGAGMDADNLAVAKEADKLGYAVCWAAEAYGSDAATVLSWVAAQTERIDIGSAIFQIPARQPAMTAMTAATLDSLSGGRFRLGLGVSGPQVSEGWYGVKFDKPLARTREYVEIVRKAMTRERLSYEGEHWTLPLPGGPGKPIKLTVHPQREHIPLYVAAIGPKNLEQTGEIADGALLIFPAAEHLEDTAIRHLRAGREKAGKTMDGFDVVPTVPLAVGEDAQVDALADMFRPYTALYVGGMGSRKQNFYNQLAQRMGYEKEAAEIQDKYLAGDKDGAAAAVPRQLIDSTTLLGSVDRIADRMQAYAAAGVTTLTLAPAGFTLEERLASLRAGTEALERAGLA